CGCTTCTGATCGGACTAACTTTTGTTGCCAGTTCTTCGCAGCAAGCCAGACTGTGAGAGAAGCGCCTCGCGGCCCCCATATTTTTGTAGCCCTTAAACCCCGAAAGGCGTTTACAGCCTGACTCATTGCTTCCCCTTACTTACGGAATTCCCAATTTTATTGCCGACAGGAGCTACCTATGAGAACGTCAAAATTTCCATCGCTGATTGTATTTTGTGCATCTACGCTTCTAATCCCATATTGCAAGGGCAATCCTGCCTTAAAATTTTCCAACGGTACTGACGGCATTGTCGCTGCGCCAGATGCCAATAACGTAGCGGCGGTTATCAGCGCTGAGAACGGCGGCGTCATTCAATTGCAAAACATGCGTCTGACAATACCTGCCGGAGCCTTAGAACGTGATACGGAAATTAACGCCGAATGGACTGATGTCTCAGCACCTGCATTTGATGGGGCGACTAAAATGGGGCATGGCGTCAAGTTTTCGCCTGAAGGTTTGCAGTTTCAAAAGCCCGTCGAGGCAGAATTCTGTTTTTCTTCCGCTGAGTTTTCAACCAGAAATCTCAATGAGAAAAGCGCACAAGTATATTATGCCGATGACGAAGGCGAACTTGTTGGCATGAGCGGTTTCGTCGATACGAACCGACATTGCGTGACGGGTAGTCTGGAGCATTTTTCAGTCTATATTCCAGCAGCGCAATTATTGGGCGTTGGCAATACGCAACCTAACGTCTCAGGAGCAAATTTTCTGCCATCGGGCGCGACAATCATGGCGGGACTTCCGGTGAGAGTTCGGACAACCATTACAGATTTTAACACCGGCAGTACGCCCGGTACCATTGTTAGCGCCTTTTTAATTTATTGCCGCACAGGCGATGCTTCGTGCAGCTTGACACCTGCATCTGCAACCAACAAAGTTCCATTGCAACCTGATACTACCGATGCGGGCGTAGCTAACAGGTATTTTGCTACAATTCCTGAATCGTTTGTAACGCTTGCCGGTTTTCGTTATCGTTTCGTTGCGACCGATCAGGTTGGCGTTACACGACAAACCGGGATTGGCACTCGCTCGGTTACCCGAACAGCAACTGCTTTGCGTTTTAACCCGCCTGCACCTTTCAATATCAGCGCGGGTTTTGTTCGCAATCTGACATTGCAGGCGAATGACGGTACCGCCTGGCGCAACATTGCGGCTGATAACTTCAGTATTTCAGGCGGCATTGGTACTGTCTCACGCTCTGGCTCATCAACCGTGCAACTGGCTGCCGTGACCAAGGGGGTAGGCAGCATAAATGCAACCGCTGGTGCATTTACAGCATCGGTGCCCGTAAATGTTCTGACGGGTATGCTGACGCACATTGAACTGATGGACAACAATCAGGTCATCATCACGAACCCTATCAACATGGCTGCAGGCCAAACATACGCGTTCGATGCTCTCGGGTACGACGCTTTCGGGAATACAGCAGTTATCAACCCTACGTTCACAGTGCAAGGTGGCGTCGGAACCGTCAGTGCAGCCGCAGTATTCACGGCATCTGGCACTGCGCCATTGACGGGTACCGTGACTTCGACGATTGGCGGGATATCTGATACCGTTGCCATCAACGTTTATACGCAGCCGACGGTAGTCAGCACCAATCCGGCCGATGGAGCGGTGGGTATAGCGGCAAATACGCCCATTGCCGTAATATTTTCTGAGCCAATGGCGCCCGCCACACTTGTAGCATCCACGACTTCGGGGTGCTCGGGTTCTATTCAAATTTCTTCAGATAATTTCCTAAGCTGTATCGCTGTCGTTTCAGCGGCTCCTTCAATGTCGGCGGCGGGTACTGTCGCCACTTTTCAGCCATTACTGCCCTTAGCGTCGGGAAATGTTTATCAAATTCGGGTTACTACTGCGGCTCAGAGCGTGAACTTAATTAATCTGAGTCTGTATACCTCAGACACCGGTATCTCGCCGAGCGTAAATAATGCTGGAAATGCCATTTGGGCACAGAGTGTCGCAGCTGGCAATGGTTATTCCGGTTTCTGGGCGACAGCGACAGATTCGGCTGGCAATGTTTATGCGGCGGGTCTTCAGGCTGGGAATCTATCATATACCTATGGTAGTCAGGTAGTTACGGGTGTTTCCACAAACGTCAATGCCGTTTTGGTCAAATATGATTCAACCGGAGTGCCACAATGGGCGCGAACGGTAGATGCGGGTGGTAGTTACTCCTTATTTCAGGCATTGACTGTCGATACGACAGGCCATATCTATGTTGCGGGTATCCAACACGGCACCAGCACATTCATTTACGGTGGTCAGAGCGTTTCCGGCGGGTCAACCCTATCCAATGCTGTGATAGTCAAGTATGATACATCTGGTACTGCGCTATGGGCCAGAAGTGTGGGCGTAACCAGCGGTGGTCAGACTGAATTTCGCGGCCTAACAGTCGATGGCGCCAGCAATATTTTTGCCGTGGGATATCAGTTCGGAAATGGTGTCTATACCTATGGCAGCCAATCTTTAGCCGGGGCAGTTGGCGGTTGGAATAATGCCGTGCTCGTAAAGTACGATGCATCTGGCACTGCCTTGTGGGCACGCAGCGTGTCTGCCGGGGCAAGTCATTCGCAATTTAACGGTGTGACCGTAGATATTTCAGGCAATAATGTCTACGCCGCAGGTTACCAGAGAGGTACAAGTTTGTTCAATTACGGCGGCGCCGCAGCAGCCGGGCTATCGTTGATTGGAAACGCCTTATTGGTAAAATACGACGCGGCAGGTGTAGCGCTTTGGGCGCAGGCTTCTGGTGCTGCAACCAGCGATGCTGCGGAGTTCGGTTCCGTGACTCTCGACTCTTCGGGAAATATTTATGTCGCGGGTAAACAACAGGGTACTGCCACAGTCAACTATGGGGGGCAAACCGTTAGCGGTGTGAACGCCGGTTTGAACAGTGTCTTGATAAAATATGATGTCGCTGGAAATGCGCTTTGGGGCTTTGGCGCAACTTCAGGGGGCGATTGGAGTCAGTTTGCATCAGTTCAGACTGACCCTAATGGGAATGTATTTGTTGCGGGGTACCAGCAAGGTACAGGCTCATTTGCGTATGGCGGTCAGAGCATAGCTGGTTCAGCAGCAGCTGCGAATGCAGTACTTCTGAAATTGAACTCCGCTGGGGTTGTTCTTTGGGCGCGGACAACTAGCTCAGGCACCGGATCATCCAGATTTAATTCTCTCACTTCAGACAGTGTAGGCAACATTTATGCCGCAGGCTTTCAACTCGGCGCAAGCCAAGTAATATACGGCACTCAGCCAGCGGTCGGTGCATACGCATCAGGAAACAACACGGTAATTGTTAAATATCAATAAGCCGGGTATTTTGACTCACAAGTTGCGAAAGACCAAAGAAACCATTACTCCGAGCAACAGACTAGCCCTAAGCCTGACACCGCGCCGCACTCATCTCAAGTGTCTCCGAGCATCGAGCGGGTTTTTCCGCGTGAATGCATGAAATATATTGACCCCGTTCATTGCCTGTAGACACTGCTCGTTTCGCCGCCTGTTTCTGATTGAGATAGCAGAAATCTTGATTATAAATGGGCATTTGGTGGGTAACGCACATTTGGGTAGGCTTAGACCAGCTAGCGGATCTCGACAAACCACTTTTTCCAATATAGATGCTTGAGCTTTTCTTAGCGAATGACTGCACCTTCTTTGTGTGCGTGAATAAAACGGTCTTCGTCAAAGTAAATGCCGATCTGGCCTGCGATCGCGTTATCGTTCAAAAAGAAAATCACGTCGTTTTTTGGGGTTACGCGTGAGTTTCAGCATCGGACGCATGTAGATTGCGCCATGGGGCATTGTAAGGCCGTGCTGGTTATAGAGGTAAAGCACCAGCCCCCTGCAATCTAAACCTGTTGGCGATGCGCCGGCGAATTTGTAGGGCAGGTTGAGGTAACTCTGCGCACCGCTCGCCCCAGCATCGCGAATCTGGGTTTCAGTCGACACATGGGTCGCCGCTGCGGTTTTCGTCGCATGCACGCTGGTGCGCGGCGGGGTACGACTTCAGCGAGCAACGGTTCATATTCCATTCGTCTCAAAACGGTATAAATCCACATTGAGAAAATCCCCGCCTGATATATTGCCAACAGATACGATTCTGCCATGGCCCTGGTACGCGCCGAAGTTGGGGGTGTACATGCAGGCTTCGTTTGATTCGCAGAGGCCGTTGTCGTTGCCGCGCGCGTCGTTTAGAATTTCGTAGGCGTTTCTGAGCGCGCGTGTGGTGCAAATGCTTGCCTGCCAGGCGCCGCCCTCGCCTTCGCACGCGCCTTGATCTGTGTAGCCGGGCAGGCTGCATACTGCGTCGCCCCAGACAGCACCGTGAATTGCGGTGCAGGCGTCGGCTGTGCCTGCCTGCCAGTGGTGAAAGTACATGTCGTCTGTGCCGGGCACCGGCAGCACCTCGCGCAGTTGCGTGTCGGTACTTCTCAGGCGAAGGTCCCAGATGCGGCAGCTGCCGCTGGTGCAGGCGCCGCGGTGCGTCGTGTCGAAGTGTGCAATCGCCGCTTCACGGCCATAGCCGCGGTGCCGGCTTTCGAAACGAAAATAGTCGGCGATCGAGCCGAAGGTGGCAAGCCCGGCGGCGTCAGACTGGTTTGCCGTGTCGTCGGCGGTGACGCGGCCGACAAATGCCGCGTTAAAATTCAGCGAGGTGGTGAGCGTAAAATCTGAGGCATTTTGCGCAATGCAGCTGGCGTCAATGCCGTGCGTGCCGGCGCCGACCGCGCAGAGGGCATTCGTTTGGCCATAGCGCACCTGACCTGAAAAATATTCAAAGTTGGCGGTCGAGCTGATACGGGCCTGCGCACTTCCGATCGCGACATTGACAAAAGTATTGCGCACGCCAGCGGTGCCGATGCCAAAACTCTCGTTATTTACATAGAGCATGTTCATAAACGTGCTGTCTTCGATCGGGCCGCCGCGCAGGCCCTGCACCGCTAGATTCGCGCCGGTGTGGTTGATGCCGATGTGCCCTGTGTAGGTTTGCGAGTTACCCGTCGAATAGCCATAGTCGGCGTTATGCAGTGTGAGCCCCACCGAAACAAGATTATGGTTACCGGCCGCATCGAGCAGCCATCTGCCATTACTGAGAATCACTTCGTTAAAGATATTGCCGACGCCGCTGCCGACAAAGTCGATGCCTGCGTTAAAGACGCGCGTAAAGCTCACCCGTGCATAATTTGTTGAGGCAAACACGATGCGGCGATTCGCAAAGTTGCTGCCGCGCACCGCACAGAAGTTTGAGTTCGTGAGGTTAAGCGCGCTGTTGGTTGCGCCCGTCGAATCTGTCGTCGCTTCTACCCAGTTGAAGCTATTGCTGGGGCTGATGTGGTGCAGAACAGCGGTGGTCGCGATAACAACGCCCGGCTGCGTCACGAGCGCCGCCCGCGCCCCCGAGAGAAACAGCTGTTTGCCCGGGCTTGTGGTAAACATATAGACTGTGTCGCTGTTATTCAGGTCAAGCGACGAGGGTGAAGCAACATCGGTGAAATCTCTCACAATCGGGTTCGTGTACCAGAGCGTGGGTTCAGTCGAGGCGCTGCCGGCAGAATCTGTGACAGTGACCGAGTTCAGCCGCCATGAACCAGTACCTGAAAAATCCAACAAGTGGGATAGATAACGTTCTTCGGCGAGCCCACCCGTGACCATATTCGGCACGCCATTGATCATCGCGCAGCGCCAGGTGAACGCACCCAACGCATCGGTCGCGTTAAGCCCCGCACAATCGCTGCGATTGGTGACAGGCACGCGTTTCATTTCGCCGCCGTGCAGGCAGCTCGAGGCAAGGCCTGTCTCTGCCCCGTCGCAGAGAGTGCCCGTTGCCGTCAGCGCGCCGGTACCGTCGTTGCGCACGTACTGCAACCAGTTTGTCGCAGCGGCGTAAACTGGTTGCACTTCGCCCACCTGCGGCGCGGCGGGCGTACCCTCAAATTTCTTTTTGATGCGGTCGAGTTCAGAGAGCAGCGAGCCGCAGCGGGTGAAGGCGAGGCAAAGTACAATGATGACAGACGATGTTCGTAGGTTCAAGCATGGGCTCCGGGCGCATACTCTTCACGGCGACCCGCATCGCGTCAAACAGATTGCCGATTTTACGCAGATACGAAGGGCGGTATCAGATCACCGAACGAATTTCAACGAAACGTTTCTTCCAATACGGATGCTTGAGCTTTTCGTAGCGAATCACCGCACCTTCTTTGGGCGCATGGATAAAACGCTCTTCGTCGATGTAGATGCCGACATGGCCCGCGATGTTGTTGTCGTTCAGAAAGAAAATGACATCGCCTTTTTTGGGGTTGCGCGTGAGTTTCAGCGTCGGTCGCATATAAATGACACCGTGCGGCATCGTGAAGCCGTGCTGGTTGTAGAGGTAGAGCACGAGTCCGCTGCAATCGAAGCCTGTCGGCGAGGCGCCGCCAAATTTATAGGGCAGGTTGAGGTAGCTCTGCGCGCCGCGCACCACTGCGTCGCGTATCTGCGATTCAGTCGGTAGCCGTGTCGCCGCTGCAGTCTTGGTCGCGTGCACACTCGTGCGTGGTACAACTTCAACCAGCAGCAGGGCTGCCGCAGAGGTGAAAGCCAGCCAAAACTTGTATTTGGGCCGCTTGAGCTTTGATTTGATTCGCTG
The sequence above is a segment of the Turneriella parva DSM 21527 genome. Coding sequences within it:
- a CDS encoding Ig-like domain-containing protein encodes the protein MRTSKFPSLIVFCASTLLIPYCKGNPALKFSNGTDGIVAAPDANNVAAVISAENGGVIQLQNMRLTIPAGALERDTEINAEWTDVSAPAFDGATKMGHGVKFSPEGLQFQKPVEAEFCFSSAEFSTRNLNEKSAQVYYADDEGELVGMSGFVDTNRHCVTGSLEHFSVYIPAAQLLGVGNTQPNVSGANFLPSGATIMAGLPVRVRTTITDFNTGSTPGTIVSAFLIYCRTGDASCSLTPASATNKVPLQPDTTDAGVANRYFATIPESFVTLAGFRYRFVATDQVGVTRQTGIGTRSVTRTATALRFNPPAPFNISAGFVRNLTLQANDGTAWRNIAADNFSISGGIGTVSRSGSSTVQLAAVTKGVGSINATAGAFTASVPVNVLTGMLTHIELMDNNQVIITNPINMAAGQTYAFDALGYDAFGNTAVINPTFTVQGGVGTVSAAAVFTASGTAPLTGTVTSTIGGISDTVAINVYTQPTVVSTNPADGAVGIAANTPIAVIFSEPMAPATLVASTTSGCSGSIQISSDNFLSCIAVVSAAPSMSAAGTVATFQPLLPLASGNVYQIRVTTAAQSVNLINLSLYTSDTGISPSVNNAGNAIWAQSVAAGNGYSGFWATATDSAGNVYAAGLQAGNLSYTYGSQVVTGVSTNVNAVLVKYDSTGVPQWARTVDAGGSYSLFQALTVDTTGHIYVAGIQHGTSTFIYGGQSVSGGSTLSNAVIVKYDTSGTALWARSVGVTSGGQTEFRGLTVDGASNIFAVGYQFGNGVYTYGSQSLAGAVGGWNNAVLVKYDASGTALWARSVSAGASHSQFNGVTVDISGNNVYAAGYQRGTSLFNYGGAAAAGLSLIGNALLVKYDAAGVALWAQASGAATSDAAEFGSVTLDSSGNIYVAGKQQGTATVNYGGQTVSGVNAGLNSVLIKYDVAGNALWGFGATSGGDWSQFASVQTDPNGNVFVAGYQQGTGSFAYGGQSIAGSAAAANAVLLKLNSAGVVLWARTTSSGTGSSRFNSLTSDSVGNIYAAGFQLGASQVIYGTQPAVGAYASGNNTVIVKYQ
- a CDS encoding NlpC/P60 family protein, whose product is MSTETQIRDAGASGAQSYLNLPYKFAGASPTGLDCRGLVLYLYNQHGLTMPHGAIYMRPMLKLTRNPKKRRDFLFER
- a CDS encoding C40 family peptidase, encoding MQRIKSKLKRPKYKFWLAFTSAAALLLVEVVPRTSVHATKTAAATRLPTESQIRDAVVRGAQSYLNLPYKFGGASPTGFDCSGLVLYLYNQHGFTMPHGVIYMRPTLKLTRNPKKGDVIFFLNDNNIAGHVGIYIDEERFIHAPKEGAVIRYEKLKHPYWKKRFVEIRSVI